A section of the Larus michahellis chromosome 1, bLarMic1.1, whole genome shotgun sequence genome encodes:
- the BTG1 gene encoding protein BTG1 produces the protein MHPALYTRASMIREIAAAVGFISKFLRTKGLMNERQLQTFSQSLQELLAEHYKHHWFPEKPCKGSGYRCIRINHKMDPLIGQAAQRIGLSSQELFQLLPSELTLWVDPYEVSYRIGEDGSICVLYEAAPAGGSQNNTNMQMVDSRISCKEELLLGRTSPSKSYNMMTVSG, from the exons atgCATCCCGCCCTGTACACCCGGGCCAGCATGATACGCGAGATCGCCGCGGCCGTGGGCTTCATCTCCAAGTTCCTTCGGACCAAGGGGCTGATGAACGAGCGGCAGCTGCAGACCTTCAGCCAGagcctgcaggagctgctggcag aacaTTATAAACACCACTGGTTCCCAGAAAAGCCATGCAAGGGATCAGGTTACCGATGTATCCGGATCAACCATAAAATGGATCCTCTCATTGGACAGGCAGCACAGCGGATTGGATTGAGCAGTCAGGAACTGTTCCAGCTTCTTCCAAGCGAACTCACTCTATGGGTTGACCCGTATGAAGTGTCCTATCGTATTGGAGAGGATGGCTCAATCTGTGTGCTGTATGAAGCTGCACCAGCAGGAGGTAGCCAAAATAACACCAACATGCAAATGGTAGACAGCAGAATAAGCTGTAAGGAGGAACTTCTCTTGGGCAGAACTAGCCCTTCCAAAAGCTACAATATGATGACTGTATCAGGTTAA